A genomic region of Hippoglossus hippoglossus isolate fHipHip1 chromosome 8, fHipHip1.pri, whole genome shotgun sequence contains the following coding sequences:
- the gng13b gene encoding guanine nucleotide-binding protein G(I)/G(S)/G(O) subunit gamma-13b — MDEMDLPQMKKEVESLKYQLAFKREKSSKTVTDLVKWIEDGVPEDPFLNPELMKSNPWVEKGKCILL, encoded by the exons ATGGATGAGATGGACCTGCCCCAGatgaagaaggaggtggagagccTCAAGTACCAGCTGGCCTTCAAGAGGGAGAAGTCGTCCAAAACAGTGACCGA TTTGGTAAAGTGGATAGAGGACGGCGTCCCGGAGGATCCGTTTTTGAATCCCGAGCTGATGAAGAGCAACCCGTGGGTGGAGAAAGGAAAATGCATCCTCCTCTAG